The Candidatus Manganitrophus noduliformans genome includes a window with the following:
- a CDS encoding glutamate-5-semialdehyde dehydrogenase yields MGLKETLRKQAQRTKAAARSLAKCSSEVKNRALLAMAERLERETASLLTENMKDLEAGKEKGLAGPLLERLTLTPKRITEMAAGLREVAALPDPVGEVLKMTRRPNGIQVGQMRVPIGVIGIIYESRPNVTADAAGLCIKSGNGVILRGGSEAIHSNIAIARHLDEAGRAAGLPPHAVTLVETTDRQAIFDLLTFDDLIDLIIPRGGEGLIRTVVEHAKIPVMKHDKGICHTFVDESADLQMAEEISLNAKVQRPATCNAMESLLVHRKIAASFLPKIAKRLQEAGVEIRGCPETIKLLEGGGGSKIVPASETDWKTEYLDLILSVKVVDSIESAMAHIATHGSQHSEAIITQDYAHAMRFLNEVDASAVFVNASTRLNDGYQLGLGAEMGISTSRIHARGPMGLEALTCMKFIIFGDGQIRK; encoded by the coding sequence ATGGGGCTTAAAGAAACCCTCAGAAAACAGGCGCAACGGACAAAAGCGGCGGCGCGAAGCCTGGCAAAGTGCTCGTCCGAAGTGAAGAATCGCGCCCTTCTCGCCATGGCCGAGCGCCTGGAGCGCGAAACCGCTTCTCTGCTGACCGAAAACATGAAAGACCTCGAAGCGGGGAAAGAAAAAGGGCTCGCCGGACCCCTTCTGGAACGGCTGACCCTCACGCCGAAGCGAATAACGGAAATGGCCGCCGGGCTGCGGGAAGTGGCCGCCCTTCCCGATCCGGTCGGCGAGGTCCTCAAGATGACGCGGCGGCCCAACGGCATTCAGGTCGGCCAGATGCGGGTTCCGATTGGCGTGATCGGCATCATCTACGAGTCGCGTCCGAACGTCACCGCCGATGCGGCAGGCCTCTGCATTAAGTCGGGGAACGGTGTGATTCTCCGGGGCGGATCGGAGGCGATTCACTCCAACATCGCCATTGCGCGCCATTTGGACGAGGCAGGCCGTGCGGCCGGACTTCCCCCTCATGCCGTCACGCTGGTGGAAACAACCGATCGCCAAGCGATCTTCGATCTCCTCACCTTCGATGACCTCATCGACCTGATTATCCCCCGCGGCGGAGAAGGTTTGATCCGCACCGTTGTGGAACACGCCAAGATCCCCGTGATGAAACATGACAAGGGAATCTGCCATACCTTCGTTGACGAATCGGCCGACCTTCAAATGGCTGAAGAGATCTCTCTGAATGCGAAAGTCCAGCGCCCCGCCACCTGTAATGCGATGGAGAGCCTCTTAGTCCATCGGAAAATCGCGGCGTCGTTCCTCCCCAAAATCGCAAAGCGACTGCAAGAGGCCGGCGTGGAGATCAGAGGCTGTCCGGAGACGATAAAACTCCTGGAGGGAGGGGGCGGATCCAAAATCGTTCCGGCCAGTGAGACCGACTGGAAAACCGAATATCTCGATTTAATTCTCTCGGTCAAGGTCGTCGACTCGATCGAATCGGCGATGGCGCATATCGCCACCCATGGATCCCAGCACTCGGAAGCGATCATCACGCAAGACTATGCGCACGCCATGCGATTTTTGAACGAGGTCGATGCCTCCGCCGTCTTCGTCAACGCCTCGACCCGCTTGAACGACGGTTATCAGCTCGGCCTCGGCGCTGAAATGGGGATCTCCACCAGCCGCATCCATGCCCGCGGCCCGATGGGCCTCGAAGCGCTGACCTGCATGAAATTCATCATCTTCGGGGATGGACAAATTCGAAAGTAA
- the proB gene encoding glutamate 5-kinase, translated as MSSPRQRLHKNKRIVIKIGSSIIASHEKGLREERMAEIAEEVSLLRSEGHEIFLVSSGAILCGMEKLGLTRRPKTIPLKQGAAAVGQSRLMWAYEKHFEKFQINVAQVLLTREDIADRKRFINARNTLMTLLEHGILPIINENDTVTVDEIKLGDNDHLAAQITHLVDASLLVILSDVDGLFTADPRKNPEAVLIPLIEEITPEIERIAGEPGAISGTGGMATKVQAAKSVAAYGVTTLIVNGTAPGLMQRAFQGESIGTLFLPKPVRLTSKKHWIAHSLKVKGEVVLDAGAVEAILKKGKSLLASGIREITGKFEVGDAIRCLASDGKEIAKGLTNYSASEMILIKGIHSSQIEKKLGYKSTDEVIHRDNLVILNGA; from the coding sequence ATGTCCTCGCCGCGACAGCGCCTCCATAAAAACAAACGGATTGTCATCAAAATCGGCAGCAGCATCATCGCCTCGCACGAGAAGGGCCTTCGCGAAGAGCGGATGGCGGAGATTGCCGAAGAGGTGTCTCTCCTCCGGTCCGAAGGACACGAGATCTTCTTGGTCTCCTCCGGCGCCATCCTCTGCGGGATGGAGAAGCTGGGGCTGACACGCCGGCCGAAGACGATCCCCCTCAAGCAGGGGGCCGCGGCCGTCGGACAGAGCCGGCTGATGTGGGCCTATGAAAAACATTTCGAGAAGTTTCAGATCAACGTCGCCCAGGTTCTCCTGACCCGGGAAGACATTGCCGATCGAAAACGCTTCATCAACGCCCGAAACACCCTGATGACCCTTCTGGAACACGGCATTTTGCCGATCATCAATGAGAACGACACCGTCACGGTCGATGAGATCAAGCTGGGCGATAACGATCACCTCGCCGCGCAAATTACTCATCTCGTCGATGCTTCTTTGTTGGTGATTCTCTCCGATGTCGACGGCCTCTTCACCGCCGATCCGAGAAAAAACCCGGAGGCGGTCTTGATCCCGTTGATCGAGGAGATCACGCCGGAGATCGAGCGGATCGCCGGCGAGCCTGGAGCGATCAGCGGCACCGGCGGGATGGCGACCAAGGTCCAGGCGGCCAAAAGCGTCGCCGCCTACGGTGTGACAACCCTGATCGTCAATGGAACCGCTCCCGGGTTGATGCAACGGGCCTTTCAGGGAGAATCGATCGGGACCCTCTTCCTACCGAAACCGGTCCGCCTCACCTCCAAGAAGCATTGGATCGCCCACTCCCTGAAGGTGAAAGGAGAGGTCGTTCTCGATGCCGGCGCGGTGGAGGCGATCTTGAAAAAAGGGAAGTCGCTCCTCGCCTCCGGCATCCGCGAGATTACCGGAAAATTCGAGGTCGGCGACGCCATCCGATGCCTCGCTTCCGATGGGAAAGAGATTGCAAAAGGCTTGACGAACTACAGTGCGTCTGAGATGATATTGATTAAAGGAATTCATTCTTCTCAGATCGAGAAAAAGCTCGGTTACAAGTCTACCGATGAGGTGATTCATCGGGATAATTTGGTGATCCTCAATGGGGCTTAA
- the obgE gene encoding GTPase ObgE, translated as MFIDQVKIYVKAGDGGDGCVSFRREKYVPRGGPDGGDGGKGGDVFLEASPELSTLIDLRYQQHYMVKRAENGSGQNRSGKNSPDLIIPVPVGTTVRDAQTDEPIADLTEVGQRALIVRGGRGGRGNSHFKSPTRQAPRIAEPGQKGEERWLQLELKLLADVGLVGLPNAGKSTLISVISAARPKIADYPFTTLEPNLGVVTWGGTRNQEYHFTVADIPGLIEGAHEGKGLGIQFLKHIERTLLLLHLVDVSEMGTEDPLHDFEVVRAELSSYHQTLAEKPFIVAATKIDAAGEGEKKERLRRYCKQKKIPFFEISAATGKGIKPLIRTLGNQVELLRKTRAAPPAAADGESIP; from the coding sequence GTGTTTATCGATCAGGTCAAAATCTACGTCAAGGCCGGCGACGGAGGAGACGGGTGCGTCAGCTTCCGGCGCGAGAAGTATGTCCCGAGAGGCGGACCCGACGGGGGGGACGGAGGGAAGGGGGGAGACGTTTTTCTAGAAGCCTCCCCTGAGCTCTCGACCCTCATCGATCTTCGCTATCAGCAGCACTATATGGTCAAGCGGGCCGAAAACGGAAGCGGGCAAAACCGCAGCGGAAAAAACAGCCCCGACCTGATCATTCCCGTTCCCGTCGGAACGACGGTTCGCGATGCGCAAACCGATGAACCGATTGCCGATCTGACCGAGGTGGGGCAGCGGGCGTTGATCGTCCGGGGAGGCCGCGGGGGACGGGGTAATTCCCATTTCAAATCCCCCACCCGGCAAGCCCCCCGCATTGCGGAGCCGGGGCAAAAAGGAGAAGAACGCTGGCTACAGCTGGAGCTGAAGCTTCTCGCCGATGTCGGCCTGGTCGGTCTTCCCAACGCCGGAAAATCGACCCTCATCTCCGTTATCTCCGCCGCCCGTCCGAAGATCGCCGACTATCCGTTCACCACATTGGAGCCGAACCTGGGGGTTGTGACCTGGGGCGGGACGCGCAACCAGGAATATCACTTCACCGTCGCCGACATTCCGGGACTGATCGAAGGGGCTCATGAGGGGAAGGGGCTGGGGATTCAATTCCTAAAACACATCGAGCGGACATTGCTTCTCCTCCATTTGGTAGACGTCTCGGAGATGGGAACGGAAGATCCGCTGCACGATTTTGAAGTGGTCCGGGCAGAATTGTCTTCGTATCATCAAACGTTGGCCGAGAAGCCATTCATCGTAGCGGCCACCAAAATCGATGCCGCCGGCGAGGGGGAGAAAAAAGAGCGGCTGCGGCGCTACTGCAAGCAGAAAAAAATCCCCTTCTTTGAAATCTCCGCCGCCACCGGAAAAGGGATCAAACCGCTCATTCGCACGCTCGGGAATCAGGTCGAGCTCCTCCGAAAAACGAGAGCCGCCCCGCCGGCCGCCGCCGACGGCGAATCCATTCCTTAA
- the rpmA gene encoding 50S ribosomal protein L27, producing MAHKKGVGSSRNGRDSHAQRLGVKRFGGEQVLAGNILVRQRGTRIHPGLNVGIGSDDTLFAKISGVVTFERVGRDKKRVSIYPSS from the coding sequence ATGGCACATAAAAAAGGGGTCGGCTCCTCCCGAAATGGCCGCGACAGCCACGCCCAACGCTTGGGAGTCAAGCGGTTCGGTGGCGAGCAGGTTTTGGCCGGAAATATTCTGGTCCGGCAGAGGGGAACCCGTATCCATCCCGGTTTGAATGTCGGAATCGGAAGCGATGATACACTCTTCGCAAAGATTTCCGGCGTCGTTACGTTCGAGCGGGTTGGAAGAGATAAAAAGCGGGTCAGCATCTATCCCTCCTCGTAA
- the rplU gene encoding 50S ribosomal protein L21, giving the protein MHAVMETGGKQYRVTTGDVVQVEKCVGQVGDKVEIRSLLLLQDDQGVTVDPEQIKTAKVVGEILQQGRNRKVVVFKKKRRKNYRRTQGHRQAFTRLKILEIVK; this is encoded by the coding sequence ATGCACGCAGTGATGGAAACAGGTGGAAAACAGTATCGGGTGACCACCGGTGATGTCGTTCAAGTGGAAAAATGTGTCGGTCAGGTCGGTGACAAGGTAGAGATTCGATCCCTTTTGCTCCTGCAGGACGATCAGGGAGTCACCGTCGATCCCGAGCAGATCAAAACCGCCAAGGTGGTCGGCGAGATTCTCCAGCAGGGCCGGAATCGCAAGGTGGTCGTCTTCAAGAAAAAGAGACGAAAGAACTATCGGAGAACGCAGGGACACCGACAGGCATTTACCCGTCTGAAGATTTTAGAAATCGTAAAATAA
- a CDS encoding response regulator transcription factor, with product MMMSSDDIKDGVKNHQESLAKFAQGQEIEKNSKITGTPYLMSHHSGKENEKTTETVEKAKTRIKKQTPHKRPLTKREAEIVRLISGGLRNKDVAKTLGISVKTVETHRVNIMNKLALQNLAQLIRYAVQNGLIQIELEK from the coding sequence ATGATGATGTCATCAGATGACATTAAGGATGGAGTTAAAAACCATCAGGAGAGTCTCGCGAAGTTTGCGCAGGGTCAAGAGATAGAGAAAAACAGCAAGATCACGGGAACGCCCTATTTAATGTCTCACCACAGCGGCAAAGAAAACGAAAAGACGACGGAAACCGTCGAAAAAGCGAAGACGAGGATAAAGAAGCAGACGCCCCACAAGAGGCCCCTTACGAAGCGGGAAGCGGAGATCGTTCGCCTGATCTCAGGCGGCCTGAGAAATAAAGATGTCGCCAAAACACTGGGTATCAGCGTTAAAACGGTCGAAACACACCGCGTGAATATAATGAACAAGCTCGCCCTTCAGAATCTTGCACAACTGATCCGCTACGCCGTTCAGAATGGGCTTATTCAGATTGAACTAGAGAAATAG